From Candidatus Manganitrophaceae bacterium, one genomic window encodes:
- a CDS encoding glycosyltransferase family 1 protein, translating to MHILVMTRSTLHHGFGGFQRQCTDLCEGFVNRGHEVTVITTAHPEGEQMLESSGYTIHFVKPSKPRRLSRRWFKETRKLVDDIHQRKPIDVIHSNEFAGFGLCKWARKKGIPICLLCHGSLRSELLSFFASADRRPRYWHWLILTPFFLIKRYVLWEIPMRRTVSSIILVTPTIEGDFRAFCKGKVRVIENGITLPQRPEKKDSQGTLRLLCTGRADRQKGFQMAIMAISKLQDLDLHLDIVGTGDYLGELKKLAGRLELDDSVTFRGRVDDTELYRLYSESDMYLIPTLRYEGLPLALLEAMAHGIPTISSDIGGNSDVITHEKDGLFVRPGNLDELVEAIRVLASSADTRESLGNAARDTSERRFNKERMVSDTVEILRLIADPNSSNSSA from the coding sequence ATGCACATACTAGTGATGACCAGGTCAACCCTTCATCATGGATTTGGCGGGTTCCAGAGACAATGCACAGATCTCTGCGAGGGCTTCGTGAACAGAGGTCACGAAGTCACGGTCATCACCACTGCACACCCAGAGGGGGAGCAGATGTTGGAATCATCTGGCTACACGATACACTTCGTCAAGCCCTCCAAGCCCAGAAGACTGTCTCGGAGGTGGTTTAAGGAGACACGGAAGCTTGTCGATGACATCCATCAGAGAAAACCAATAGATGTTATTCATAGCAACGAGTTTGCGGGTTTTGGTCTATGCAAGTGGGCGAGGAAAAAAGGAATCCCAATCTGCCTCCTCTGCCATGGTTCGCTTAGGTCCGAACTCCTGTCGTTCTTCGCATCCGCAGATCGGCGACCTAGGTATTGGCATTGGCTCATTTTGACCCCGTTCTTCCTCATCAAGAGGTACGTCCTCTGGGAGATCCCAATGAGAAGGACCGTATCGAGTATTATTCTTGTCACCCCAACAATCGAAGGGGACTTCCGAGCATTTTGCAAGGGAAAGGTACGTGTCATAGAGAACGGTATCACACTACCTCAGAGGCCCGAAAAGAAAGACTCCCAAGGGACTCTGCGACTCCTCTGCACGGGCCGAGCAGATCGGCAGAAGGGATTTCAGATGGCAATCATGGCAATTTCGAAATTACAGGATTTAGATTTACACTTAGACATCGTAGGGACGGGCGACTACCTTGGAGAACTCAAGAAGCTCGCTGGGAGGCTGGAACTTGATGATTCCGTTACTTTCCGTGGTCGAGTCGACGACACCGAACTGTACAGGCTTTACTCGGAATCGGACATGTACCTGATCCCAACTCTGAGGTACGAGGGGCTTCCACTGGCTCTCCTTGAGGCCATGGCCCACGGAATCCCCACCATTTCCTCGGACATAGGGGGAAACTCCGATGTGATTACACATGAGAAAGACGGACTTTTCGTTAGACCTGGAAATCTGGATGAACTCGTGGAAGCCATCAGAGTCCTCGCATCCAGTGCAGATACTAGAGAATCACTGGGCAATGCAGCTAGAGACACTTCGGAAAGGAGATTCAACAAGGAGAGAATGGTTAGCGATACAGTGGAGATTCTGAGGCTAATCGCCGACCCGAACAGCAGCAATTCGAGCGCTTAG